The Onychomys torridus chromosome 4, mOncTor1.1, whole genome shotgun sequence DNA window CCTTTATCCAAAGTAGAATATTGTAGTAGGTAGCTAGCTGTTCCAGGTTTTCctagtaactgtcacgcctaggAGGCAGGGCCTAGAGAGGAGCCCTTAAAACCCAACATCcaatgtgctggctctcttggttcctggatcctggatgctggatgtagaccaagcagagttcttcagagaataccactgaactacacttcACCTCTCCTTGATCATGTAACCTATccttttacttgtaagttaccccacaaataaCCTCCCCTTTAacatgtggagttgccttaatacttccaccaatagaatattttaaaattgatcaGAAAGCATTGTCAATCTCTTCCACATTTTTCTGATGGCATTCATCATTTCCTTATTTCTGAAAGTGTATACCATAGGATTGAGCAATGGTGTCAGGACATTGACAAATATAAGCACATTTTTCTCAAAGGACAATGCAGATGTAGGACGTGCATATATTAATATGCatggaacaaaaaacaaaagcaccaCTGTAATGTGGGATCCACAGGTCGAGAGAGCTTTACGGCGACCTTCTGAACTGTGgcttctcaaagaaaacaaaacaacaccataGGAGACAAGCAATAAGGAGAAGATTATGATACAAATAGCCCCACTGTTGGCAAACACCAAAAGGACAAAAATGTGTGTGTCAGTGCAGGCGAGCTTCAGTAATGGAAATAAGTCACACATATAATGATCAATGACATTGGGTCCACATAAAGGCAGCTGCAATGTGAAGATAATTTGTATGATAGAATGCAAGAATCCTCCAGCCCAGGATATTGCCACCAAAATACTACAGAGCCTCCAAGTCATGATGGAAGAATAGTGAAGGGGCTTGcaaatggccacatagcggtcataggccatggctgACAGGACAATCACTTCTGCCCCTGTGAAGAAGTGGACTGTAAACAGTTGTGTCATGCAACATTCAAAAGAGATggtctttcttttataaaagcagTCTGTAATTATCTTGGGTGTGACTGTAGAAGAAGTGCAGGCATCCAGGAATGATAAGAATGCCAAGAAAAAGTACATGGGGGAACCCAGCAGTGCAGGGCTGCAGATGATGGTCACCACAATTACTATATTGCCCCCAATAGTTGCAAGGTAGATgaacaaaaatacaacaaataacattttttccACATCTGGGTTCTGTGAAAGCCCCAGGAGTATGAACTCAGTGACAAAGCTCTGGTTTTGCATGATTCATAAGAAGACAGTGAAAATAAACTTCATTAATACAAAATCTTCACTTATAACAAAATGAtgcttataaatttaaaatgtcaccATCAACAAGATGGTACATCCTTATGAAAATTACCTTGATTGAGTCTTTTTCAACTGAAAGCAAAATACTAGAAAACTTCTAATGTCTATAGTTGTGTAACCTGAAGAATTGAAGCAGAGATAAATTATTAAATTCTTGAAAGTAGTCACAATTCAAATACCATACACAAAGACATTTACTTGTGTGAGTGGTAATAAATAGCTCATCTTTGAATTATCAGCTTTTGTAAATCTGCTGAGTTTTCTTTAATAGAAATATGAAAACAATACTGAATCTATAACCTAGATATTAACCAAAGACCTGAATTTATAAATCATGCCTGTAATTCTCATGGAATGAGCCAGGTCTGAGCAGCCTGCACTGACTTTTCAAAGCACTGCCTTATACACCACTAGAGGAAGAGTAAAGTGTGCTTTTGGGTACACACAAAACCTTGGCTACTTATTACACTTGCTTCACACTAGGAGGCAGATTGTAACCTCAAATGAATTattcttcacaaaaaaaaaaattctgtaagaaTTGCCTAGCACTACAGAAGACGAATATATTGGAAGAGTTAAAATTTCACTTCTACTTCATTTTGAAGTGTGACCAGATCAATATGAAAAGTAGGCTGTCATCATCAcacaaataccaaaacaaaaaaaaaaaaagagaacaacaacaaaaaaccataaagcataaagaagcaaacaaaaaaaatgttactgCTCATGCCTCAAGCTCCTGGTCAACAGTATGTGACAGAGGTTATTGTTACAATTTTATTTGTACAATATTATGATCTAAGTCACAAGACCAAACAAGGAATGATACAAGTGGGATTTTAAGTAACATGTGCTCCAACACCCTTAAGGTCTCCGAGGAATCAACTTGTTGAacagtgagatttttttcttagttataacTGCTGGTAAATATATATGTTACAATGGATattctttctgttctcctctgcaTTAACATGAAATCATCTTCTCATGTTCTTTATATGTGAATGATGCATCATGACAGGGGAAATAGTAAATGTTGAATGTTCAGAAGTTTATGGACCAAAAACTCATCATATGAAAATTATAACAAAACATATCTGCAGAATAGAAACGATTCTCTGAATTTGAATTATACTCTTGAGACTTAATTATTTGATTCTTAATTATGGAATGTTTACTTGTTAAACAACTATTGTTTGAAAGGTTGTTAATAAAAATAGTTGGAAATTTGTATGAAACATGtatgaaaattattataaaacatgTTCATAAAGTGCTTATAAGCATCTTTAAGAACTATGAAGAAAGTCAAATTGAAATTGTTAAAATGTTACTCATAGTTACATGATCCAAAAATTCTACATGCAATTCATTTACTTGAAAACTTATCTGTCTCATGCATAGGcagctcttttgttgttgttgttgtttttcaagacagggtttctctgtgtagctttgttcctttcctggatctcgctcagtagaccaggctagcctcgaactcacaaagatctgcctgcctctgactcccaagtgctgggattaaaggtgtgcaccaccaccgcctgtctgCATAGGCAGTTCTTTAACAGACACTAAGGTAATATTCCATCTTATGAATTTATTTCCCTCCTTGTCATGGCCTCAAAGAGCATCTGTTGCCTTTCCTGTCTACACAACTGAAATCTCTTAATAAATATGACCTTATGCATGAATgattccaaataaatacatgcatatataaatatatatgtggacctatacatatttattatttcaaatcTCTGAATAAAAACAATGCAATTATATTGAAAATGTGATAATTTTGATGACTGCAATGTCAAAAGGACATAAAtagcaaggcagtggtggtgcacacctttaatcccagcagttgggagttagaggcagtcagatctctgtgagtttgaggccagtcttgtctacaaagtgagttccaggaaagccagagctatacagagaaaccctgtcttaaataacaaaaaaaagaacagaaataaatttaCTTACTAATGAGTCTAGCATGTGATGTTGCctgtatttaattttaaacaaaaaaccaTTCCAAGATGTTCTCAGAATAGTTACTCACTAGAATCTATAATTTGAAAACTGATTCCATTCACAGCCTCCTTCCAAGGAAACAGGAGTAAACTAACCCTATAAGGTCATTGGATCAGGCAAACATTATTTATGTTAAACTGAGAAAATCACTATACAATTGTCATCTAGCCATAAAACAAGATGGACAAAGAAGTGTAGTAACTAAGAAGACCATAGAGCATTGTTACATGTTCATGAAATGTCAGCGGAAAACTCAACATCTCTTAATATGATGATATTTGtacaaaaaaaaactgttctagaattatgagacttttttttctcaAGTCTAGATCCTTATCTTTTTCTCTGGCACAAGTCAGGATATTTTATACTCCTATAGTTCTGTAATCTTTCAGTTTCAGTTGTGCAAATAAATTTCTTTGGTAGGGATATCCAAAATTCTTTCATGAAAATAATGATAGAATTAGAAATTTAAGAAGAGATGTGAAATAGAGATTGTCCACAAAAAAGCAGGAAGAAGatctttactttcttcctttcctccaaatccaatTCAATCCTTCAGTCTCATGCCCAGTTCTATAGTAGACCACCTCCGCTGCCTCCAAGTCCTTTCTGCCACCATCTGCAGCAAATCACAAAGATTTTCTCCAATAGCCTGCTTCATCATCCCATCCCATTATCTCAGCCACTAACTCCCAGAAACATCCCTCATAACCCACTGTCCAAAGGAAACAGATAGGCAATCTTCACTATTCTTCTTCCCCTCAAAATCCAGTCACCTAGTCTCATTCCAGTTCTGTTCCAGGATACCTGCCTTagcctttcttcctgctctgtccTCATTTTCATAGGCCTATGCAagcaccatacctggctttcttctctcctgtggaCTCCCTCAGATGCCTTCTTCTAACCCATTCCATTTCCTAAGTATCAATTCCTAATACATACAAACACTTTCTATCCCAAAACATTGGTGTGATGTCAGAAGCATTCTTATCAGGCAACCCATAGACACTCTTCTAAGAACTAGAGAGAGCAAGAGATACCAATGAAAGGACCACTCattcaacaaataaaagaaaagaaagtattagCCCCAAGAATTACAATCATCCCAAACAAAATGCTTAGACcccaatataaaaacaaaatcaatgataGCCATCACAATTTGTCACCACTAGATCCCAGCAAGCCTACTACAATAGGCCCGGACAAATGCAATACAGCTGAAGCTCAAGACAAAGACTTGAAAAATAGCCTCTGTGAATATAATTGAGAtcctcaaagaggaaatgaataaatcctttgatgaaatctgtgaaaacacaatCAAGTAGtagaatgaaatgaataaaatagtaaaatagctgaaagtggaaacaaaaccaataaagaaaatacagacagaGGGAAAACTTGAAAGGAAAAAGTTAAGAACTCTAACAAGAACCTCAGAGCCAAACCtgaccaatagaatacaagagatgttgaattgaatccccaggggagtcttggatctgcaggagatgggaatagaggggagggcctgggggaggtgggagcagagggcgggagggaggaggacaggggaacccatggctgatgtgtaaaattaaaatacaaatataataaataaaaaaggagaaaaaaatgcaagagACAGAAGTGTGAATCTCAGACACTGAAAACAAGATGAAAGAAAGGGTTACctctgtcaaagaaaatattaagtatgaaaaaaatccagcaacacatcttttaggaaatctgagacaccatgaaaagaccagaTATATTCATAATAGTTATAGAGGCAGTAGAAGAAACCTagtcaaagtcacagaaaatatttttaagaaaaacatagaagaaaagtttctaacctaaagaaggagatgcctatcaaggttCAAGAGCCATTTAGAATACAAAATAGACTGAAGCATTAAAGAAAATCTCcataatatataataatcaaTAACAACATAAAGtccaaagagaacaataaaaactaaaagaaaaaaggaccaTGTAATATATAAAGatagacctattagaataacagcTGATTTTCAAGGACAGCTATAAAAGCCAGACAGGCTCTGACATGTTCTGCAAACTCTGAGACCAAAGACGCCAGGACAGACTACTATATTTAGCAAACATTTCAATTGCATTGGATGGAGAAAAAGgcatttcatgataaaaatcacaTTCAAGCAGTATCTATCCACAAATACAGCCCTTCAGATGGTgccagaaggaaaacttcaacctgaGGAGATTGACTACATCCACAAAAACATAAGGAATAAATGACTTTAGAATAACAAAtcaaaagatggaaggaaaaccCACATTACAACAACAAAGTAGCAGGAATCAGCAAACACTGCCCGTTGATAACTCTCAATCATTTgtctcaatttcccaataaaaagacacagactaatagaatggatttcaaagcaggatccatccttctgctgcattcaagaaacacacattGATATCATGAATCACCTCAGGCTAAAATGATGGAAAATATATCCCAAATAATCAGTCacaggaagcaagctggtgttTCCATTTCAATATCAGACaacatagacttcaaactaaaactaatcggAAGTGATGGGGAAAGACACTTACATAGACATCAAAGGAAAGCTCTACCAAGAGGGTATTTCAATTCTTGACATGTATGCATCAAACACAAGGACACTCAGATGTATAAGAAAAAGACtgctacagcttaaatcacagaATGACACTCGTACAGTGGTAGTGGTGACTTCATCACCCCATTCTCCAACAGACTGGCCATCTAGACACAGACTAAACAGAGTCATGCTGCAGTTAGCTGACATCATAAGCCAAATAGACCTAAAAGATATTTACAGGAAAttacacccaaacacaaaaggatGTAACTTCTTCTGATCAGCTCATGGATACTTATTCAAAACTGAACACATATTTGGACacaaacaagtctcaacagatacaagaaagttGAAATAATACCCTGCattctatcagatcaccatggattaaagctgaatatcaacaacaacaaaccttaAAATTCATAGAAACTTAGCAACTcactactaaatgaaaaatgggtcaaggtaaaaattaaaaaaggaaattcaaaaaGAACCTTTAGGATTatacaaaattaaacacacaacatacccaaatttatggggtACAATGAAGGAAGATGTAAGaggcaaattcatagcactaaatgcctttATAAAATATGGAGGTCTCATATTAATTACTAAACAAAATTCCTGAAAGGcctcaaacaaaaagaagagtcAATACTTGAAAGGAGAAGGTGGTGAGAAATAATCAAACTTGgagccaaaatcaataaaataaaaagaaacaaacaaaaaaacaaagaatcaatagaACAAAAATTCGTTGAGAAAATCAGGAAGATTAACAAAACCTCaaccaaattaactaaaaagcagacaaagagaatataCAAAATTACTTAATTAGAAACACAGTGGAGGATATAAGATCAGGCACTGAGgagatccagagaatcataaggatatacttcaaaaacctgtattcctGTTGTACTCCTGTtaggcggtggtgcatgcctttaatcccagcacacaggaggcagagccaggtggatctctgtgagtttgaggccaggctgggctacagaaggagttccaggaaagatgcaaagctacacagagaaacgttgtcttgaaaaacaaaaaatcaaaaacaaaaacaaaaacctgtactccatcaAATTggaaatctgaaagaaattgataattttttCAGAATGTACCACCTACCAAAGTGAAataaagatcagataagcaacttAAGCAGGCCTATAATTCATAGTGAAATAGAAGTAGTAATTAAAGTCTCcctaacaaatatttttatcttctacACATCTAagagaggtctaatatccaaaacatataaaaaagttgatatcaagaaaataaaccaattaaaaaaatgtataaatctaaacaaaattcttgtaagagaaaactcaaatggctgagaagcacttgaATTTTTccacatccttagtcatcatagaaatgaaaataaaaactactttgagatctcATCTTTTACCAGTCATAATggccaaaatcaataaaacaattgGCAGCTCTTGTTCTCAAGGAAACAGAATAAGGGTAACATACATCCATTGCCCATGATAATGGGGATTTATGCAGGCACTATGAgaaacagtgtggtggtttctcagtatgtacttcaagatccagctataccactcttgggtgtaTAACAAAAAGATGTTTCATCCtttatcctactacagagatattcATTCAACtgtgttcattgctactctattcataatagccagaaattagaaacaacctcaatgtccatcaatggatgaactgataaagaaaattcagtacatgtatacaatgtaatATTACAGATTCACTGAAAATGAAATTAGCAGGtaaacagatggaactagaaaaatcatcctgagtgaggtaatccagtcccagaaagataaatatggtatgtattttcCTACATGTGGATGTTAACTGTTAAGTCATTCATTAGCATGCTATAATCTATATAACTACAGATGTTAGGAGTAAACTGAGGGACTAAGGGTATGTGTGGGGTTGGGTGGATCTCTctagaaagtagaaataaattaGACAGCTTTGAGTGGATAGAGGAGTATTAGAGAGACTAGACTGGACAATAAATATGGGGAATTGGAAGGTCAAATGAGGCAGGGAAGGAATATCAGGAGGGAAAGCTAAAACTtaggccatttgaggggtagtattgAAACCTAATCAGAAGACACttctaaaaatatgtatgtatatgacagTGATCTAAATGATCACCAAGTAATGTAGGAGACAGAGCCCTAACTtttctcatcaccaaatgaagcttacAGTTCTAATAATGTTTCCATAAAATGAAGTTTTTGCCCAAAGGGATCCCATGGGAGACACCAAACATATCTGGCTATTgccaaggcatttttttttctctgtacaATCTGATGGCGAGGGCCCTATTGCAGAAGACAACTTTCATAGAACTCATCATACAGAAGAAGTTGATCTGTTGACAATAGAGCCTTCTCCCCGATGTTCTAGAGCCTTTGGTTCAGGAAGGTATGCTGCCAatctagccacaaaaccttttaTGTGTAATGATGACTTGACTGCAAGACATGCTGGTGTAATAGTCACACAAAGCTTGTGGATGCAACCAAACACTCTTTAACTGGATTTATGACcaactccatgagatgaaaccaaTATAAAACACTCTTTGGTCAGCCAACATTCTAAGGATAAATAGGCCAAGGatctaggggaaaaccaaataatattgCTCCGCTAAAGGAATATAGCCACAAAATTACTCCTATGACACTCTTCTATACCCATAGATTGAAGAATTTCTCAGCTATCATCAGAAAATCATCCTCCTTTAGCAgattgagaaaaaaattacagatacAAACAGCAACATCCATCAGGGTGCAATGTGCCATCCATCTCTTGGCAGTAAACACCAGCTCTCCAATTGGACTTAAGGACCACCCAACAGGAGAGAAATCATGCATAGTACTagaaatctagccaactacccagggctagtaaagtcatggatcttagataAGAACCTATTACTACTACTTTACTACAACAATCCAATTCATAATTGCATTATAACATTTTTCCTTACACtcagataaatgtagctctcatcccTGAAAGATGTTTTCTTTGCATCAAATGGAAATgcttacagaaaaccacaaccagccAGTTTACCAAGATAAACTGATCTTTTTGTGACAAACCacaacagatacatctacaactTGAATACAGAaactaaggctcaggggacatttcTGAAGAGGTACAAAGAAATTATAAGAGACAGAGGACAAAGAAGTTTacagtgagattgtgtctcccagAAATGACACAGAAGCTACACCGATGATATCTCTCAGCAGTATGGATGCCTAAGCAAGACATAAATAGTAAGGAGGGCACCAATAGATGCTAATGTGGAAGACAGAAATCCCTTGGGCCCtacctctagacaaagaactagaaGCAAATAATGAcagctgagggagggagagttaGTCCTTCCCAGGAATGAGATCCCAGTTAGGTATCTAATAATAAGTGGTCAATTCTTATATCATTTACATGCATACAACAATAAATAAACTCATCAAAATTTAattgttcttttttctatttttgaatttatatattatgtaagaataataataataagaggcTATCAGTCTGAGAGGCTGTGAGGAAGAAGACCCAGgaggcctggagggaggggac harbors:
- the LOC118582634 gene encoding olfactory receptor 4C15-like — translated: MQNQSFVTEFILLGLSQNPDVEKMLFVVFLFIYLATIGGNIVIVVTIICSPALLGSPMYFFLAFLSFLDACTSSTVTPKIITDCFYKRKTISFECCMTQLFTVHFFTGAEVIVLSAMAYDRYVAICKPLHYSSIMTWRLCSILVAISWAGGFLHSIIQIIFTLQLPLCGPNVIDHYMCDLFPLLKLACTDTHIFVLLVFANSGAICIIIFSLLLVSYGVVLFSLRSHSSEGRRKALSTCGSHITVVLLFFVPCILIYARPTSALSFEKNVLIFVNVLTPLLNPMVYTFRNKEMMNAIRKMWKRLTMLSDQF